From a region of the Poecile atricapillus isolate bPoeAtr1 chromosome 4, bPoeAtr1.hap1, whole genome shotgun sequence genome:
- the TRMT9B gene encoding probable tRNA methyltransferase 9B isoform X1 — MEPPPPRGSRMEHEATQLEKQHVHSVYESTAAYFSDLQTKAWPRVRNFLLEQKPGSLVVDIGCGTGKYLSVNSQVYNLGCDYCEGLVEIARKKGDEVLVCDNLNLPFRDQCFNAVISIGVIHHFSTKQRRIKAIKEMARILTPGGQIMIYVWAMEQKNRRFEKQDVFVPWNKALCSRRFSESNQSGDKGEFVHTAKGQDIHPAQLVISECSYQNNLQPETDSKHSHSMDHCLPRACCMKISEEENRFYSALGRSFRSWFFSRSLDEAALRKQSDKMKRLKHEGVWANSTIPIQHSRHCSLDLGHHGSLLNEPSLDDDDDVFVESLSLKKPQWSPATAAPKDLSLNGGHQSVAQSKGDKASFLNGPVEDRDCLCGCNKDGAGKSDNSKFFKRTSTTDSTDSALDSAVSVGDQTDAMLDTKAFMRYYHVFREGELCSLVEENVPELQILSSCYDHGNWCIIAERRGA; from the exons atggagccgccgccgccccgcgggAGCAG GATGGAACATGAGGCTACCCAGCTAGAAAAGCAGCACGTGCACAGTGTGTATGAAAGTACAGCTGCCTACTTTAGTGATCTGCAGACCAAAGCATGGCCTCGTGTTCGGAACTTTCTGCTGGAACAAAAGCCTGGCAGTCTCGTTGTTGATATAG GTTGTGGAACTGGAAAGTATCTCAGTGTCAACAGTCAAGTGTATAATCTAGGCTGCGATTACTGTGAAGGACTGGTAGAAATTGCAAGGAAGAAAGGTGATGAAGTTCTGGTGTGTGACAACCTTAACCTTCCCTTTAGGGATCAGTGCTTTAATGCAGTCATTTCAATTGGAG tgATACATCATTTCTCAACTAAACAAAGAAGAATCAAAGCAATAAAGGAAATGGCAAGGATACTGACACCTGGAGGCCAAATAATGATTTATGTTTGGGCTATGGAACAAAAGAATCGTCGCTTTGAGAAACAAGATGTATTTGTTCCATGGAACAAGGCCTTGTGCTCACGCCGTTTTTCAGAATCAAATCAATCTGGAGATAAGGGTGAGTTTGTCCATACAGCAAAAGGCCAAGACATACACCCTGCACAGCTTGTCATCTCTGAGTGCAGCTACCAAAACAATCTGCAGCCAGAAACTGATTCAAAACACTCCCACAGTATGGACCATTGCTTACCCAGAGCCTGCTGCATGAAAAtttctgaggaagaaaacaggTTTTACAGTGCTCTAGGAAGATCTTTCCGCTCATGGTTTTTCTCCAGATCCCTTGATGAAGCAGCCCTGAGAAAGCAAAGTGACAAAATGAAGCGCCTGAAACATGAGGGTGTGTGGGCAAACAGTACCATACCCATTCAACATTCACGACACTGCAGCTTGGATTTAGGTCACCATGGGTCACTGTTAAATGAACCAAGTttagatgatgatgatgatgtgttTGTGGAAAGCCTGTCTCTCAAAAAACCACAGTGGTCACCAGCCACAGCTGCACCAAAGGATTTAAGTTTAAATGGAGGACACCAAAGTGTAGCTCAGAGCAAGGGGGACAAAGCTTCATTTCTAAATGGCCCAGTGGAAGACAGAGACTGCCTCTGTGGCTGTAACAAAGATGGTGCTGGTAAGTCTGATAACAGCAAGTTTTTCAAAAGAACTTCAACAACCGATTCCACTGACTCAGCTTTGGATTCAGCAGTGTCTGTTGGGGACCAAACTGATGCCATGTTGGATACAAAAGCCTTCATGCGTTATTACCATGTTTTTCGGGAAGGGGAGCTGTGTTCTCTGGTGGAAGAGAATGTGCCTGAGCTTCAGATACTTTCTTCCTGCTATGACCATGGAAACTGGTGCATTATTGCAGAGAGAAGAGGAGCATAG
- the TRMT9B gene encoding probable tRNA methyltransferase 9B isoform X2: MEHEATQLEKQHVHSVYESTAAYFSDLQTKAWPRVRNFLLEQKPGSLVVDIGCGTGKYLSVNSQVYNLGCDYCEGLVEIARKKGDEVLVCDNLNLPFRDQCFNAVISIGVIHHFSTKQRRIKAIKEMARILTPGGQIMIYVWAMEQKNRRFEKQDVFVPWNKALCSRRFSESNQSGDKGEFVHTAKGQDIHPAQLVISECSYQNNLQPETDSKHSHSMDHCLPRACCMKISEEENRFYSALGRSFRSWFFSRSLDEAALRKQSDKMKRLKHEGVWANSTIPIQHSRHCSLDLGHHGSLLNEPSLDDDDDVFVESLSLKKPQWSPATAAPKDLSLNGGHQSVAQSKGDKASFLNGPVEDRDCLCGCNKDGAGKSDNSKFFKRTSTTDSTDSALDSAVSVGDQTDAMLDTKAFMRYYHVFREGELCSLVEENVPELQILSSCYDHGNWCIIAERRGA; this comes from the exons ATGGAACATGAGGCTACCCAGCTAGAAAAGCAGCACGTGCACAGTGTGTATGAAAGTACAGCTGCCTACTTTAGTGATCTGCAGACCAAAGCATGGCCTCGTGTTCGGAACTTTCTGCTGGAACAAAAGCCTGGCAGTCTCGTTGTTGATATAG GTTGTGGAACTGGAAAGTATCTCAGTGTCAACAGTCAAGTGTATAATCTAGGCTGCGATTACTGTGAAGGACTGGTAGAAATTGCAAGGAAGAAAGGTGATGAAGTTCTGGTGTGTGACAACCTTAACCTTCCCTTTAGGGATCAGTGCTTTAATGCAGTCATTTCAATTGGAG tgATACATCATTTCTCAACTAAACAAAGAAGAATCAAAGCAATAAAGGAAATGGCAAGGATACTGACACCTGGAGGCCAAATAATGATTTATGTTTGGGCTATGGAACAAAAGAATCGTCGCTTTGAGAAACAAGATGTATTTGTTCCATGGAACAAGGCCTTGTGCTCACGCCGTTTTTCAGAATCAAATCAATCTGGAGATAAGGGTGAGTTTGTCCATACAGCAAAAGGCCAAGACATACACCCTGCACAGCTTGTCATCTCTGAGTGCAGCTACCAAAACAATCTGCAGCCAGAAACTGATTCAAAACACTCCCACAGTATGGACCATTGCTTACCCAGAGCCTGCTGCATGAAAAtttctgaggaagaaaacaggTTTTACAGTGCTCTAGGAAGATCTTTCCGCTCATGGTTTTTCTCCAGATCCCTTGATGAAGCAGCCCTGAGAAAGCAAAGTGACAAAATGAAGCGCCTGAAACATGAGGGTGTGTGGGCAAACAGTACCATACCCATTCAACATTCACGACACTGCAGCTTGGATTTAGGTCACCATGGGTCACTGTTAAATGAACCAAGTttagatgatgatgatgatgtgttTGTGGAAAGCCTGTCTCTCAAAAAACCACAGTGGTCACCAGCCACAGCTGCACCAAAGGATTTAAGTTTAAATGGAGGACACCAAAGTGTAGCTCAGAGCAAGGGGGACAAAGCTTCATTTCTAAATGGCCCAGTGGAAGACAGAGACTGCCTCTGTGGCTGTAACAAAGATGGTGCTGGTAAGTCTGATAACAGCAAGTTTTTCAAAAGAACTTCAACAACCGATTCCACTGACTCAGCTTTGGATTCAGCAGTGTCTGTTGGGGACCAAACTGATGCCATGTTGGATACAAAAGCCTTCATGCGTTATTACCATGTTTTTCGGGAAGGGGAGCTGTGTTCTCTGGTGGAAGAGAATGTGCCTGAGCTTCAGATACTTTCTTCCTGCTATGACCATGGAAACTGGTGCATTATTGCAGAGAGAAGAGGAGCATAG